Genomic segment of Alligator mississippiensis isolate rAllMis1 chromosome 6, rAllMis1, whole genome shotgun sequence:
TtgggtatttgatttttaaaagggcTGAACATTTTGGCACTGCACAAATGaagtgtgttttatttttgctgctcAATAGCATGAGGGAGCTAACGCACAAAGGCTGCAAGTGCCTTATATATTCTGACAAACCAAACAACCCAAGGGTGTTCAACCTCCGTGGGACTCGCTTCATATCTCATCCATTATGGGAATGAAATGTGAAAACTGACCCCTCTTTTTCAAATATCAATACAGCACTGTTTGCCATACAAACTACTTAAAAGGAGAGAGACTTACTCTATCTCAATAGCTCCCGGTACACACAGGCAAGAGCTCAAATTCTGTACTTAGTCTCATCCAAACTACGACTAGGGTTTTCTcttatttcattcttttttctcccctgctgtttctttttttttttttttaaaagcataggGAACGTCAAAGACTTTCTTAAAATGGCTTTAGAGAGTTTCAACAGCATCAATGAATAAATGCCAGGATGGGTGAAtgaaacagaggcaaaaaaaaaaaaaatgaagacagagATAAAGAAGAATCTGAAAATTGGAAATGTTTCCCTAGTTTCATGATGTTGCTTGGATGACACCCCGATGTTCATGTATTTATAAATCACTGTTAAATTATTCCTGATAAATATGATGTTGTTATCTCACCCACCGCAAATGCTCAGGAAATTCTACGTGTTAGAAATATTCTGGAGGCAGACAAAccgtgtggggagggagggccaaCATCCGACACCGTCCTTCAAACGCCACGCTACAATTTGCACAATTCCCTGCATTTTGCACAATTGCCACCTAAGCCAAAAGAAACTCAAGTTGAGCAAGTAACGAAAGCGGACAAAATGCACGCTGCTTTATTAATACTGTGCCTCGACACCTTTAAATCACATTTCATTTTATGCTACAAAAAGTTATTAGTGCATTCATCTGCAGGGTTTGCCAGCTCCAGTGCTGCACAGTGAACCCATTGGCTAGTCCGTTAATTTATGGGTATCAAACATAGTATTTAGCATGACAAACCTTTCGCGTGATAACTGATGGCCAGAGCAACACtgggggttggtttgtttttttattaaaaaaaaataaattcaaagaaaCAGCTAATGAGCGTTTGGCATCTGAAACAATATCCTTTGTATTAACTGATATACaagaactacatttttttttaaatgacacagAGAAAATATGATAATTAATTTATAGTAACATGGCTGATTGTGACAGTTGCCTGAACAATAACGCATTTGCAAACAAACACCGAAGGcacaaaaatacaataaaaaacaaaCGGTGGAAAACAGAAGACTGGTCCGGTTGGGTGTAAACCGTGTCCCTcgtatgtaaaaaataaaaataaaaataagaacaaatCTGCGAGCGGACATGCCATGCGCCTGATCGTCAACAAAAAAATTCCCTTTTCACCTGCAGTTTCACCGAGCGTGAAGTTTGTCCACAGTCAAGTAGCAATATTTGCAATCAGTCAAATGCCACAGACGGGAGAGAAATTCTCTAGCAAACCCAAAAGCAAGCATctgatggtttgttttttttacccctaCCAGGCCATTCAACGTTTCTCCAGCGCGAGACTTTCCACATAGGCACATGCTTCCAAAAGTTCTCTCCACATACAAATATTGCTGGAATCAAGAGATCCGAGACGGTAAAAAGAATCCACTTACGTGACTATTCCTGCCCCATTTGGAAAGCAAATGGATTTTtcaaagggggggaaaaaagaaaaagaaaagaaaaaaaggagagagagacaagTTGATTCTTTTGCACACCCAGAGTGAAATCGTGTACGTATTTCGGCCTCTCCTGACACAACCGCAAGAAACCTCAGCGCAGCAGGATACCGCGAGAGGGGACCTGTCCATGTCCAAAACACACCGCTCACAGCAAATCTTCCGGTTGCATTTTCCATCCCGCGCCTGCAGACCCTTCTCGACACCCACGGAAACAAGAAGGGACCAACTTTTCCTGCTGCGGTTCTCTTACTCCCGGAGAGGCGCACGCTCATCGGAGGGGCCGGCGCGCGGACAACCCCGACCCgagcccccccccaaaaagaaaacCACACGAGACggcggggaggtgggggtgttgcGGGTGAATGCTTTATGTCAGTAATAAAATATGGGCTGTCACATAAATAggggcataaaaaaaaaaagaagaagaagaagaagaagaaaccccccaaaaaacaaccatCATCATTATCATCCGAACCAAAACGAGTCCGCCCCCCTTCCCAATAAAttaagagagagacagagagagggagggagggagagacagagagagatggcAAACCTTTGGCTAGTTCTCCCCACCCGCCCGCCTGcctgtccgtccgtccgtccgtccgtccgtcggCCGGCGGAATAAATACAGAGCCGGGGTGcgggcggtgcggtgcggtgcggtgcgggcggtgcggtgcggtgcggggcgaggggagcggcgcggcgcggcgcggggcgagCGGCCCGACGGCGCGGTCAGGGCGCGGCGCCCGGCAGCGTGTGGTGCAGCGGCGAGGCGTCGGCTTGCGAGTAAACGTCCTCCATGGGCGCGTGCGGCGGGCCGGCCGGCGTCATGCGCTTCTCCTTCTGCCGCCGGTTGCAGAACCAGACCCGCACCACCTCCTTCTCCAGCTGCAGACTGTCCGCCAGCGAGGTGATCTCGTGCGCCGAGGGCTTGGGGCACTTGAGGAAGTGGTTCTCCAGGGCGCCCTTGACGCCCACCTCGATGGAGGTGCGCTTCTTGCGCTTGCGGCCCTGCGCCGCGATCTTGTCCAGGTTGGTGGGGCTGCCCGTGGAGGAGTCCGTCTCCTCCAGCCACTTGTTGAGCAGGGGCTTGAGCTTGCACATGTTCTTGAAGCTGAGCTGCAGCGCCTCGAAGCGGCAGATGGTGGTCTGCGAGAAGACGTTGCCGTAGAGGGTGCCGAGCGCCAGCCCCACGTCGGCCTGCGTGAAGCCCAGCTTGATGCGGCGCTGCTTGAACTGCTTCGCGAACTGCTCCAGGTCGTCCGAGCTGGGCGCGTCGTCGTCGGCCGGCTCGGGCGGGTGGCCCAGCGGCGGCGGCGACGGCGGCGCGTGCGGCGGCGGCTCGGGGCCGGCGCCGTCGTGGGCCAGCCCGTGGTGCAGCGCCGGCGGCGGCAGCATCGCGCCGTAGGGCGGCTGGCCGTACAGCAGCGCCTGGTGCCCCGCGGGCGCGGGCGGCGACATGGGCGCCAGGTGGTGGCCGGCGCCCTGCGCCCAcccgcccgccgccgcctgcGGCCCCACCAGGTGCGCCCGCGGCACCGCGTGGAAGTCGTCGCGGCCCGGCGCGCCCTTGCCgtgctccgccgccgccgccccgccgccgccgccgccgccgccgcctcctccgccgccgccgccgccgcctccgccgccCCAGTCCGCGCCGCCCTGCTGCGGCCACTGCGGCGGCGGCGCCAGGCTCACGGCGTGTCCCGCGGGGGGGCCCGCCAGCCCCGGCAGGTACTCGTGCGGGTGCATCATCTTGGGCACGTCGCGGTACGCCGCGGccgggtggtggtggtggtggtgggggtgatggtggtggtggtggtggtggtggtggtcggGCGGCAGCAGCGCGCTGCCGCGCGGCAGGTACTGCGCCGTGGTGGCCATGGCACGTCTGTGCGCGCCGCCCGCCGCGCGCCGCGAGCCGCTTTACAgccgggccccgcccccgccgcgccccattggccgccccgccccgcccgcgccccgccccgccgccccaTTGGCCGCCGCGCTTCATTCATGCCGGCCCGCCACGTGGGCCGCCGCCGTGCCCATTGCGCGGAGGGCGGCGGCAACACAAAGGCCCGCGGCGGCAGGTGCGCGCCCGCCCGCTCCGCGTCTCCCCCGGCACGAGCCCTGCCCAAACACCCGCAGCTTGCACGGCTCTCCGCCAGACCCACCCCCAAGGGGATCGCACCCACCGCTTGCGGTTAGATACAGATCCCGGCTTTTggttttgtcccccccccccccccccaagggatcGCAATGACCCCTCTCCCTTACAGAGATCCCGGGTTTTGCGGGTTTCCCTCCCAAGGGAGTCGCAGTGATGGCTggtgagatatatatataaataaatatatatatatatatgtaatcaCCGGGTTTGTGCCCCCCCACAAGCAATGACGGCTTTCCATGATATAAATCCCGGTTGTTTAGTTTTGTTCCCCCCCTCCAAGGGAGTCGCAACGATGGTTGGTGATATATCTCTCACCGGTTTTGTGCCCCCCCCACAAGCAATGACGGCTTTCTATGATATAaatcccattttttttggttttgtccCCCCCCAAAAGGAATCGCAGTGACGGCTTTCGGTTATGCATATTTTGTGGGTTCCCCCCACAAGGGAGTCGCAATGACGACTTC
This window contains:
- the POU3F1 gene encoding POU domain, class 3, transcription factor 1, which translates into the protein MATTAQYLPRGSALLPPDHHHHHHHHHHPHHHHHHPAAAYRDVPKMMHPHEYLPGLAGPPAGHAVSLAPPPQWPQQGGADWGGGGGGGGGGGGGGGGGGGGAAAAEHGKGAPGRDDFHAVPRAHLVGPQAAAGGWAQGAGHHLAPMSPPAPAGHQALLYGQPPYGAMLPPPALHHGLAHDGAGPEPPPHAPPSPPPLGHPPEPADDDAPSSDDLEQFAKQFKQRRIKLGFTQADVGLALGTLYGNVFSQTTICRFEALQLSFKNMCKLKPLLNKWLEETDSSTGSPTNLDKIAAQGRKRKKRTSIEVGVKGALENHFLKCPKPSAHEITSLADSLQLEKEVVRVWFCNRRQKEKRMTPAGPPHAPMEDVYSQADASPLHHTLPGAAP